From a single Aestuariibius sp. HNIBRBA575 genomic region:
- a CDS encoding ATP-dependent Clp protease proteolytic subunit produces the protein MRDPVETYMNLVPMVVEQTSRGERAYDIFSRLLKERIIFLNGPVHDGMSSLIVAQLLHLEAENPSKEISMYINSPGGVVTSGLSIYDTMQYIKPKVSTLVIGQAASMGSLLLTAGEKGMRFSLPNSRVMVHQPSGGYQGQATDIMIHAEETLKLKRRLNEIYVKHTGRSYEEVEQGLERDNFMSPEDAKEWGLIDEIVESRSKGDDDDA, from the coding sequence ATGCGTGATCCGGTAGAAACATATATGAACTTGGTTCCCATGGTGGTTGAGCAGACCAGCCGTGGTGAACGCGCCTATGATATTTTTTCGCGTCTGCTGAAAGAGCGGATTATTTTCCTGAACGGTCCTGTGCATGATGGCATGTCATCGCTGATCGTGGCCCAGCTTTTGCACCTGGAGGCTGAAAACCCATCCAAAGAAATTTCGATGTATATCAACAGCCCCGGCGGCGTTGTGACATCGGGTTTGTCGATCTACGACACGATGCAATATATCAAACCCAAAGTGTCCACTTTGGTGATCGGTCAGGCCGCATCTATGGGGTCGCTGTTGTTGACGGCTGGCGAAAAAGGCATGCGGTTTTCCCTGCCAAATAGCCGCGTGATGGTGCACCAGCCATCCGGTGGGTATCAGGGGCAGGCCACGGATATCATGATCCACGCCGAGGAAACCCTGAAACTGAAACGCCGGTTGAACGAAATTTACGTAAAACACACCGGTCGCAGCTATGAAGAAGTAGAGCAGGGTCTGGAACGTGATAATTTCATGTCGCCAGAGGATGCCAAAG
- a CDS encoding ArsR/SmtB family transcription factor: MTYAIATPEKIIHALADPTRRAIVSSLSRGASAVGQLADGLPVSRPAVSQHLRILTDAGLLTVTQCGTKRLYQLAPDGVAPLRRYLDVMWNDALASFEQAAIAQANSTATPMTNKSKDS, from the coding sequence ATGACTTACGCAATCGCAACCCCAGAAAAGATCATCCACGCCTTGGCCGACCCGACCCGGCGGGCGATTGTGTCGTCCCTGTCGCGGGGCGCATCCGCGGTTGGGCAATTGGCCGATGGCCTGCCGGTCAGCCGCCCCGCTGTGTCGCAACATTTGCGCATTCTGACCGATGCCGGGCTGTTGACGGTCACCCAATGTGGCACCAAACGCCTGTATCAATTGGCCCCGGACGGGGTTGCGCCATTGCGGCGTTATCTGGATGTGATGTGGAATGATGCGCTGGCATCGTTTGAACAAGCGGCGATTGCACAGGCCAATTCAACGGCCACACCGATGACAAACAAATCAAAGGACAGCTGA
- a CDS encoding SRPBCC domain-containing protein — MDPIRKTLTIPLPPADAFHLFTHGIDTWWPKDSHSLSANDGDLPQKIDIEPKTGGKITETKPDGTKAPWGRVTRWDPARAFGMDWHVGRPADQATQVLVVFSQVEAGTRIELTHSGFENLTTNAIATHAGYQTGWDFVLGQCYLDRATSRPLLHNMIL; from the coding sequence ATGGACCCGATCCGTAAAACCCTGACGATCCCCCTGCCCCCAGCGGACGCCTTTCACCTGTTCACCCACGGTATCGACACGTGGTGGCCCAAAGACAGCCATTCCCTATCTGCCAATGACGGCGATCTGCCGCAGAAAATTGACATTGAGCCCAAAACAGGCGGCAAAATCACCGAAACCAAACCCGACGGCACCAAAGCCCCCTGGGGCCGCGTCACCCGCTGGGACCCCGCGCGCGCCTTTGGTATGGACTGGCACGTAGGCCGCCCCGCCGATCAGGCCACCCAAGTGTTGGTGGTGTTTTCACAGGTAGAGGCCGGCACACGGATCGAACTGACCCATTCGGGGTTCGAAAACCTTACCACCAACGCCATCGCAACCCATGCCGGATACCAAACAGGCTGGGATTTTGTGCTGGGCCAGTGTTATTTGGATCGCGCCACTTCGCGGCCTTTACTACATAACATGATATTGTAG
- a CDS encoding HlyD family efflux transporter periplasmic adaptor subunit produces the protein MSVSEHLEEKTRGASVIIYLIGATVLVFLIWAKFAPIDEIVRAEGEMVSSSRPQIIQNLEGGILAELLVHEGSIVEPGDVLARLRGTQFSTNVDDLEEQIIAADIRRLRLEAEIAGQFDFVVPEEYQARSPAMVASERALLNARQSDYVGRTEGARRVMQETQRELDVMEDLLNRNIVALIEVTDARKSHQDAENRYNELITSAELDRANSFSETLSELATLRQNLRLSQDQLQRTVITSPMRGIVNSVGVNTIGGVLRPGEEIFTIIPLDDELFVEAQVKPEDIANVIPGQQATIKLTAYDYTIYGSLTGEVMMVSADTFKDERRPESDAHYRVTISVDLTNLDDRQQRIETRPGMQAQVELHTGSKTVLQYLTKPLYRSREALHEP, from the coding sequence GTGTCCGTCAGTGAGCATCTAGAAGAAAAGACCCGCGGCGCCAGCGTCATCATTTATTTGATCGGCGCGACGGTTTTGGTTTTTCTGATCTGGGCCAAATTCGCGCCCATTGATGAAATTGTCCGCGCCGAAGGTGAAATGGTGTCGTCATCGCGCCCGCAGATTATTCAGAACCTCGAAGGCGGGATTCTGGCGGAATTGCTGGTGCATGAAGGGTCCATCGTTGAACCCGGCGATGTGTTGGCACGCCTGCGGGGTACTCAGTTTTCGACCAATGTGGATGATCTAGAAGAACAGATTATCGCCGCTGATATTCGCCGCTTGCGGCTTGAGGCGGAAATCGCCGGTCAGTTCGATTTTGTTGTGCCTGAGGAATACCAAGCCCGCAGCCCGGCCATGGTGGCATCTGAACGGGCGCTGCTGAATGCGCGCCAATCCGACTATGTGGGCCGCACCGAAGGCGCGCGTCGTGTGATGCAGGAAACCCAGCGTGAATTGGACGTGATGGAGGATTTGCTAAACCGCAATATCGTCGCCTTGATCGAGGTGACCGATGCACGCAAATCCCATCAGGACGCGGAAAACCGGTATAATGAATTGATCACCAGTGCGGAACTGGACCGGGCCAATTCGTTTTCCGAAACGCTGTCAGAGCTGGCCACGTTGCGCCAAAATCTGCGTCTGTCTCAGGATCAATTGCAGCGCACCGTGATTACATCGCCAATGCGGGGCATTGTGAATTCGGTTGGGGTCAACACGATCGGCGGCGTGCTGCGCCCCGGAGAAGAGATTTTTACGATTATCCCACTGGACGATGAGCTGTTCGTTGAGGCTCAGGTCAAACCCGAAGACATTGCCAATGTGATCCCCGGCCAACAGGCAACGATCAAGCTAACCGCCTATGATTACACCATTTATGGATCGCTGACGGGCGAAGTGATGATGGTGTCTGCGGATACATTCAAAGACGAACGCCGCCCCGAAAGCGACGCCCATTACCGGGTGACCATTTCCGTGGACCTGACCAATCTGGACGACCGCCAACAGCGCATCGAAACCCGCCCGGGGATGCAGGCGCAGGTCGAATTGCACACTGGGTCCAAAACCGTGCTGCAATACCTGACCAAACCGCTCTACCGGTCCCGCGAGGCCCTGCACGAGCCTTAG
- a CDS encoding ATP-binding cassette domain-containing protein, with protein MSGPVLAFDINATRGGKLTRVEELPAEVDTSPDIPSSNGDSRFSEKTRHRADLAATYAGLLGVDIIRADLLEHITIQSGADITPLDIAKALGATGLATTLNPAGHLTRDQWPALVEMTSGQMLLVLDQLDDVLVVFDTTCKDNKAEVALSDFTPYFSGLILRADLKVEELSRRHAKKGKKSHWFWGELAKFKRHFIEVALGSFVANLLAVAVALFSLQVYDRVIPHQSVATLWVLSIGAGMAMLLEAFLRIARARLMDGAGRKMEIQVQSLLMDRILGMRRGTPGQTPSGLFSAVREFGSVREFFTASTIGTLTDLPFIVLFLALVASIGGNVVWVLFIGGILMVLPSFFLQKKMIKLTQETQGASAKSNRLLHEVIYEADTIKAQRGEDRFRRVWGELNALSSMATSEQRKLASTLTFWSQGVQQATYIAAVVTGTFMVFTGDFTVGTIIAVGILTSRTLGPLTQLAATLARWSNVRAALDALDQVADAPQDMDEDRQYLRREDIKGAFELREIAFCYDEESGQTLDIPAMNIKPGQHIAVLGANGSGKSTLLKLLSGIYAPTKGRVLIDGVDMGQVMPRDLRRSIGYLSQEVRLFAGTLRENLNLTLLERDDERLLSALDFAGLGPFVRNHPKGLDLEIRDGGEGLSIGQRQSIGWARLWLQDPAVCLLDEPTAALDQTLEATIVSRLQHWLKGRTAIIATHRVPILSLTQRTMILQNGRLTVDGPREEVLAHLKTRKG; from the coding sequence TTGAGCGGTCCAGTTTTGGCATTTGATATTAACGCAACCCGGGGCGGCAAGCTGACCCGGGTTGAAGAATTGCCAGCAGAAGTTGACACATCGCCCGACATTCCGTCATCCAATGGCGACAGTCGGTTCAGCGAAAAAACCCGTCATCGCGCCGATTTGGCCGCGACTTATGCCGGGTTGTTGGGGGTGGATATTATCCGCGCCGACCTGTTGGAACATATCACAATTCAATCCGGTGCTGACATCACGCCACTGGATATTGCCAAAGCATTGGGTGCGACCGGTCTGGCGACCACGCTGAACCCGGCCGGGCATTTGACCCGCGATCAGTGGCCTGCCTTGGTTGAAATGACCAGTGGTCAGATGTTGCTGGTGCTGGATCAGCTGGATGACGTTCTGGTGGTGTTTGACACGACCTGTAAAGACAACAAAGCCGAGGTGGCCCTGTCGGATTTCACGCCCTATTTTAGCGGCCTGATCCTGCGCGCCGATCTAAAAGTCGAAGAGCTTAGCCGTCGTCATGCCAAAAAAGGCAAGAAATCCCACTGGTTCTGGGGGGAATTGGCGAAATTCAAACGTCACTTTATCGAAGTGGCGCTGGGGTCGTTTGTGGCCAACCTGTTGGCGGTCGCCGTGGCGCTGTTCAGTTTGCAGGTCTATGACCGTGTGATCCCGCATCAATCCGTGGCCACGTTATGGGTGCTGTCAATCGGCGCAGGCATGGCGATGTTGCTAGAGGCGTTTTTGCGCATCGCGCGGGCCCGTTTGATGGATGGCGCTGGCCGTAAAATGGAAATTCAGGTGCAAAGCCTGTTGATGGATCGCATTCTGGGCATGCGGCGCGGCACACCGGGGCAAACGCCTTCGGGGCTGTTTTCCGCCGTGCGTGAATTTGGATCCGTGCGTGAATTTTTCACCGCATCCACCATCGGGACGTTGACCGATTTGCCGTTTATCGTGCTGTTTCTGGCGTTGGTTGCCTCTATCGGGGGCAATGTGGTCTGGGTGTTGTTTATTGGCGGTATCCTCATGGTTTTGCCCAGCTTTTTCCTGCAGAAAAAGATGATCAAACTGACGCAGGAAACCCAAGGCGCGTCGGCGAAATCCAACCGGTTGCTGCACGAAGTCATCTATGAAGCCGACACAATCAAAGCCCAACGCGGCGAGGATCGGTTCCGCCGGGTTTGGGGTGAATTGAACGCGCTGTCATCCATGGCGACGTCCGAACAGCGCAAATTGGCATCCACCCTGACATTCTGGTCCCAAGGCGTGCAACAGGCGACCTATATCGCCGCCGTTGTGACCGGGACATTCATGGTGTTCACCGGGGATTTCACCGTCGGGACCATCATCGCTGTGGGTATTTTGACATCTCGTACCTTGGGTCCATTGACCCAGCTGGCCGCCACATTGGCGCGCTGGTCAAACGTGCGCGCCGCGCTGGATGCGCTGGATCAGGTGGCTGATGCGCCCCAGGATATGGACGAGGACCGTCAATATCTGCGCCGCGAAGACATCAAAGGCGCGTTTGAGCTGCGCGAGATTGCGTTCTGTTACGACGAAGAAAGCGGCCAGACGTTGGATATTCCGGCGATGAATATCAAACCCGGTCAACATATCGCTGTTCTGGGGGCCAACGGGTCGGGCAAATCAACGCTGCTGAAATTGCTGTCGGGCATTTATGCGCCCACCAAAGGCCGGGTTTTGATTGACGGCGTTGATATGGGGCAGGTGATGCCGCGCGATCTGCGACGCTCGATCGGGTATCTGAGCCAAGAAGTGCGCCTATTTGCCGGTACTTTGCGGGAAAACCTGAACCTGACATTGCTTGAACGCGACGATGAACGGCTTCTTTCGGCGCTAGATTTTGCCGGGCTGGGACCGTTTGTGCGCAACCACCCCAAAGGGCTGGATCTGGAAATCCGCGACGGCGGCGAAGGTCTGTCGATTGGCCAACGTCAATCCATCGGCTGGGCACGACTGTGGCTTCAGGATCCGGCGGTTTGCCTGCTGGACGAACCCACCGCAGCATTGGACCAAACGCTAGAGGCCACCATCGTGTCACGGCTACAGCACTGGCTGAAGGGCCGCACCGCGATCATTGCCACGCACCGTGTGCCGATCCTGTCGCTGACTCAGCGCACGATGATTTTGCAAAATGGCCGCTTGACGGTGGATGGTCCACGCGAAGAAGTGTTGGCACATCTTAAGACACGAAAAGGGTAG
- a CDS encoding TolC family protein produces MTQGVTKAGKTPTKIATGLVLATMLSACMSEQGGGAGFAENLTTRGLFGAETAPVDPGAPALSSEMENGERSAIIDGLLARRSVLQGGSLARVADSVLDANSRAAEAELRAATLRAEAASTNWLPTLGPGLSLNSLGNVVTQLVVDQVLFDNGGKRAERDFAAADVEVAAIALAQDTNERVLSALELYLDAESATARANVNAAAMARMEHFEYIMTERVNAGVSDRADLAIVTQRLNQMRSDLATDREAAGAAMGELSAMSAGSLTGLSGVSAIGTTSNAIDPLAVLKARAESNRAVAHATAQRAGYLPGVSLGGDVGNGVSGLGLNVGAANGIGFGTGASLRAIEATREGAEARIGQAQEDANRSLLALQAELDSTQRQASQAQGLARQAAENYDIFAQQLEAGRRTVPDAVGVFETKVRTEREAVVLGFEVARLKLQIAAIRGSLVDGDQI; encoded by the coding sequence GTGACGCAGGGGGTAACGAAAGCAGGCAAAACACCAACCAAGATCGCAACAGGCTTGGTTCTGGCCACAATGCTTTCGGCATGTATGAGTGAGCAAGGCGGCGGGGCCGGTTTTGCAGAGAATTTAACAACGCGGGGCCTGTTTGGGGCTGAAACTGCGCCGGTTGATCCGGGCGCGCCGGCGTTGTCATCCGAAATGGAAAATGGGGAGCGATCCGCCATTATCGACGGGCTTTTGGCGCGTCGTTCTGTGTTGCAGGGCGGATCATTGGCGCGGGTGGCGGATTCGGTTCTGGATGCCAATAGCCGCGCCGCAGAGGCTGAACTTCGGGCCGCAACCTTGCGCGCTGAGGCGGCCAGCACCAATTGGCTGCCCACATTGGGGCCGGGCCTATCGCTGAATTCACTGGGCAATGTTGTCACGCAATTGGTTGTTGATCAGGTGTTGTTTGACAATGGGGGCAAACGCGCTGAACGCGATTTTGCCGCCGCGGACGTCGAAGTGGCCGCCATCGCGCTGGCGCAGGACACCAATGAACGGGTTTTATCAGCGCTAGAGCTATATCTGGATGCGGAATCTGCCACGGCGCGGGCCAATGTGAACGCGGCTGCCATGGCCCGGATGGAACATTTTGAATATATCATGACCGAACGGGTCAATGCAGGCGTTAGCGACCGCGCAGATCTGGCGATTGTCACCCAACGTCTGAACCAAATGCGCAGCGATTTGGCCACCGACCGCGAAGCGGCTGGCGCAGCAATGGGCGAATTGTCGGCCATGTCCGCCGGGTCATTGACCGGGCTCAGCGGTGTGTCCGCAATTGGCACCACCAGCAACGCTATTGATCCTTTGGCCGTGCTTAAGGCGCGCGCAGAAAGCAACCGCGCCGTGGCGCATGCCACCGCACAACGCGCCGGATATCTGCCGGGCGTGTCGTTGGGCGGGGATGTGGGCAATGGCGTATCCGGTCTGGGCCTGAATGTGGGCGCGGCCAATGGGATCGGATTTGGCACGGGCGCCAGCCTGCGCGCCATCGAAGCGACCCGTGAAGGCGCCGAAGCCCGGATCGGTCAGGCCCAAGAAGATGCCAATCGCAGCCTTTTGGCCCTGCAGGCCGAATTGGATTCCACCCAGCGACAAGCCAGCCAAGCCCAAGGTTTAGCGCGCCAAGCCGCCGAAAACTACGATATCTTTGCACAACAACTTGAAGCTGGACGCAGAACAGTGCCAGATGCAGTTGGTGTATTTGAAACAAAGGTACGAACGGAACGCGAGGCAGTGGTGTTGGGGTTCGAAGTGGCCCGGCTTAAATTGCAGATCGCAGCGATCCGTGGGTCCCTGGTCGATGGAGATCAGATTTGA
- a CDS encoding Ig-like domain-containing protein, with amino-acid sequence MSAINFVVRTSAGTIQRGVVAGDGAPDSIVVGADADVSLNLHASQVTSYSRQGQALEVTLIDGRVVTVEGFFATDGIAENRLFLSSGGALAEVDLVADGTGMYYAQYSEAEIAGKWGADESLYFMREPDVMLADAYVGGDPEVGMLATPLMALGGFGGAGAAAAAAGVGAVIIGGGGGGGGSNPSAPVVAITHGTESVGHVVNDEDHSDGVEIGGTGDAGATVVVTIGDATQEVIVGEDGTWDVVFDSTQVIGGEYETPVSVTITNDNGSSTITDVLVVDTIAGLEFDASTVEIDGTVNAVENSDGVTLNGTVEAGSTVSVLIDGQTYDAVVEGSSWSLALGAGVIAGGEYDLDVTVTSTDAHGNMNSITDTLVIDTETSVTVSSATIGGDGMVNGVEHAAGMEVTGTAQAGATVVVTFGDATHTVTAGADGSWSSTFTAAEVAAGTYEATVTAVATDAAGNSATASGTVQIDTEATVTLNTSGIEGDGVVNMVEASDGVTLTGTAQAGSAVSVVMNGFTHTTTAGADGSWSVDFASYELPSGELDAGVDVTATDSFGNVAMTSGTVTFDTLVDPLTHGSDPTNGDGYINAAEVGQPITLTGTVEAGSTVMVTMGGSTQAASVDANGNWTVNFAANTLAEGEYQSDIVISATDAAGNTSTLTETVNVDTVAGDVALSSQPIEIDDVVNGVEAADGVIISGTATPGLIVTVTLGGVSHQVMAGANGAWSTTYSASEVPTGTYDAAITASITDAAGNFKEVADTVHIDTQVDNFTMNGPIEGDDIISGAEATDGVTVSGTVEPHSVVVVELGGATQTVLATASGTWTANFAASDIPAGESVQTVTATATDRAGNVETITDSVEVDTIVNTLSATDPVEGDNIVNFVEASDGLTLTGMVEVGSSVNVTFEGVTRAATVDGAGNWSVDFTAAEVPAGDYTANVTIDATDAVGNTASITDTFRVDTTVPETPMIDSINESGSGIGGVFVDDNGETLSVSELDNAGNVSDLSSSQFDLGDRIFFDFNTDTPDGSHLIVSAEDTSGNSSSTLFVANESGTNAVDLSGSGLNDVNLDAIDLQVADDSELVLTADMLNNLSDNGNALTVHGGSDDTVTMSGALATGQSATIDGSTYDIYSLGDEGGTVIIDDDINVII; translated from the coding sequence ATGTCAGCGATTAATTTCGTTGTCCGCACGAGTGCGGGCACTATTCAACGCGGCGTTGTTGCCGGAGACGGCGCACCCGATTCAATTGTAGTTGGGGCCGATGCTGATGTATCGCTCAACCTGCATGCCAGTCAGGTAACGTCGTATTCACGTCAGGGTCAGGCACTAGAAGTGACGCTGATCGATGGGCGTGTTGTCACAGTCGAAGGTTTCTTTGCCACAGACGGAATTGCCGAAAACCGGTTGTTCCTGTCATCTGGCGGGGCCTTGGCCGAGGTGGATCTGGTCGCAGATGGCACCGGAATGTATTACGCGCAATATTCCGAAGCAGAGATTGCTGGGAAATGGGGCGCGGACGAGTCGCTTTACTTTATGCGCGAACCTGATGTGATGCTGGCTGACGCTTATGTTGGTGGCGATCCAGAGGTTGGCATGTTGGCCACGCCTTTGATGGCGCTTGGAGGATTTGGTGGCGCTGGTGCGGCGGCTGCGGCGGCCGGTGTTGGTGCCGTGATCATCGGTGGTGGCGGTGGTGGCGGTGGATCCAATCCATCAGCCCCGGTTGTTGCGATCACCCATGGTACAGAATCCGTGGGTCACGTGGTTAATGACGAAGATCATTCAGACGGCGTCGAAATCGGTGGGACTGGTGATGCGGGTGCAACTGTTGTTGTCACCATCGGCGACGCCACCCAAGAGGTGATCGTCGGTGAAGACGGGACCTGGGATGTTGTGTTTGATTCCACCCAAGTGATTGGCGGCGAATATGAAACACCGGTTTCTGTCACCATCACCAATGATAACGGTTCATCGACCATCACGGATGTTTTGGTTGTCGACACAATCGCCGGTCTGGAATTTGACGCCTCAACCGTTGAAATTGACGGCACCGTTAATGCGGTCGAAAATTCTGACGGTGTGACACTGAACGGCACGGTCGAAGCCGGGTCAACCGTATCGGTTCTGATCGACGGTCAGACATATGACGCCGTCGTCGAAGGGTCCAGCTGGTCGCTGGCACTGGGTGCGGGCGTGATCGCAGGCGGAGAATACGATCTGGACGTCACCGTGACGTCGACAGATGCGCATGGCAACATGAACTCCATCACCGATACCCTTGTTATTGATACAGAAACTTCGGTTACTGTTTCGTCTGCGACCATCGGTGGCGACGGCATGGTGAACGGTGTGGAACATGCCGCTGGCATGGAAGTGACCGGCACAGCCCAAGCGGGCGCAACTGTTGTTGTGACCTTTGGCGATGCAACGCATACCGTGACCGCTGGTGCGGATGGATCATGGTCATCGACCTTTACTGCGGCCGAAGTGGCGGCAGGCACATATGAGGCTACCGTGACTGCGGTTGCAACAGATGCTGCGGGCAACAGCGCAACTGCATCCGGCACGGTTCAGATCGATACCGAAGCCACCGTAACCCTGAACACATCCGGGATCGAAGGCGACGGCGTGGTCAACATGGTTGAGGCCAGCGATGGCGTGACCTTGACCGGGACAGCGCAGGCTGGATCTGCTGTGTCCGTCGTCATGAACGGGTTCACACATACAACAACAGCCGGTGCTGACGGGTCTTGGTCCGTTGATTTCGCATCCTATGAATTGCCAAGCGGCGAATTGGATGCGGGCGTTGACGTGACCGCAACAGACAGCTTTGGCAACGTGGCGATGACATCGGGCACAGTGACCTTTGACACGCTGGTTGATCCGCTGACACATGGCAGCGATCCTACCAATGGCGATGGCTACATCAATGCCGCCGAAGTAGGGCAGCCCATCACATTGACCGGCACCGTCGAAGCTGGGTCCACCGTGATGGTAACCATGGGTGGCTCTACTCAGGCAGCGTCTGTGGATGCCAATGGCAACTGGACCGTGAATTTCGCGGCCAACACATTGGCTGAGGGCGAATATCAGAGCGATATCGTGATTTCCGCAACAGATGCGGCGGGCAACACATCGACCCTGACCGAAACGGTCAATGTCGACACCGTTGCAGGCGATGTGGCATTGTCCAGCCAACCGATTGAAATTGATGACGTTGTCAACGGTGTCGAAGCCGCAGACGGTGTGATTATTTCCGGGACAGCAACACCGGGTCTGATCGTAACGGTCACTTTGGGTGGCGTATCCCATCAGGTGATGGCCGGTGCAAACGGCGCATGGTCCACAACCTATTCCGCATCAGAAGTGCCCACCGGCACCTATGACGCGGCGATCACAGCGTCGATCACGGATGCGGCTGGTAACTTCAAAGAAGTGGCCGACACCGTTCATATCGACACGCAGGTTGATAACTTTACCATGAATGGCCCAATCGAAGGCGATGACATCATCAGCGGTGCAGAAGCCACCGATGGTGTGACCGTTTCCGGCACTGTGGAGCCTCATTCTGTTGTGGTTGTGGAACTGGGCGGGGCAACCCAAACGGTTCTGGCAACGGCCAGCGGCACATGGACCGCCAATTTTGCGGCATCCGACATTCCAGCAGGCGAAAGCGTGCAAACGGTCACCGCGACAGCAACTGACCGGGCTGGCAATGTTGAAACCATCACCGACAGCGTTGAGGTCGACACAATCGTCAACACATTGTCGGCAACGGATCCTGTTGAGGGCGACAACATCGTCAACTTCGTTGAGGCCAGCGATGGTCTGACATTGACCGGTATGGTCGAAGTCGGGTCCAGCGTGAACGTCACATTCGAAGGCGTCACACGCGCAGCGACGGTTGATGGCGCTGGCAACTGGAGCGTGGATTTCACCGCAGCCGAAGTGCCCGCCGGGGATTACACCGCAAACGTCACCATCGATGCGACAGATGCTGTGGGTAACACCGCATCCATCACGGATACGTTCCGCGTTGATACAACCGTGCCCGAAACACCGATGATCGACTCGATCAACGAAAGCGGCAGCGGCATCGGCGGCGTGTTTGTGGATGACAATGGCGAAACCCTGTCTGTGTCCGAACTGGACAATGCGGGTAACGTTTCTGACCTGTCCAGCAGCCAGTTTGATCTGGGCGATCGGATCTTCTTTGACTTCAACACAGATACACCCGACGGGTCGCATCTGATTGTCAGCGCAGAAGATACGTCCGGCAATTCCAGCTCGACCTTGTTTGTGGCCAACGAAAGCGGCACCAACGCGGTTGATCTGTCGGGTTCAGGTCTGAACGATGTCAACCTGGATGCGATTGATCTGCAAGTGGCCGATGACAGCGAACTGGTTCTGACGGCTGATATGCTGAACAACCTGTCTGACAACGGCAACGCGCTGACGGTGCATGGTGGTTCGGACGATACGGTCACAATGTCGGGTGCATTGGCAACCGGTCAAAGTGCAACAATCGACGGCAGCACCTACGATATCTACAGCCTCGGAGACGAAGGCGGGACGGTGATTATCGACGACGATATCAACGTCATTATCTGA
- a CDS encoding YihY/virulence factor BrkB family protein, with product MQILKSYPVALARETYVITSECNLSLISAGVAFFAILSIFPGLAAIVALFGLVADPALVLAQVELMQDIMPASAYVIVVDQLTRLLQARPDTLGLASILSVLVALWSARAGVASLIRGLNAVFGHPNRHGLWHTLVALLMTLCLIGLALTAMSVVIIAPIVLAFLPATMESLPMIDALRWVAALVALVMALGMLYRFGPNRTKARLHWITPGAGVAVVLWLGASVGFSEYLANFGSYNEVYGSLGAVVALLMWLYISAYLILLGAALNVAREKLRTSRDRVAA from the coding sequence ATGCAGATATTGAAGTCCTATCCTGTCGCATTGGCGCGCGAAACCTATGTGATTACGTCAGAGTGCAACCTGTCCCTGATTTCTGCGGGCGTTGCCTTTTTTGCGATCCTGTCGATTTTTCCGGGATTGGCAGCGATTGTGGCCCTGTTTGGGTTGGTTGCGGATCCGGCGCTGGTTTTGGCGCAGGTTGAGCTGATGCAAGACATCATGCCAGCCTCTGCCTATGTGATCGTGGTGGACCAGTTGACCCGGTTGTTACAGGCGCGGCCTGATACATTGGGATTGGCATCTATATTGTCGGTGTTGGTGGCGCTCTGGTCGGCGCGGGCCGGGGTTGCATCGCTGATCCGCGGATTAAACGCCGTATTTGGGCATCCAAACCGTCACGGATTATGGCATACGTTGGTGGCGCTGTTGATGACACTATGCCTGATCGGGCTGGCCCTCACGGCGATGAGCGTGGTGATCATTGCCCCCATCGTGTTGGCGTTTTTACCAGCCACAATGGAAAGCCTGCCAATGATCGATGCTTTGCGCTGGGTGGCGGCTTTGGTGGCATTGGTGATGGCGCTAGGGATGTTGTATCGATTTGGCCCCAACCGAACCAAAGCACGCCTGCATTGGATAACACCGGGGGCAGGTGTTGCAGTTGTGTTGTGGTTGGGCGCGTCGGTGGGGTTTTCGGAATATTTGGCGAATTTTGGCAGCTACAACGAAGTCTACGGATCATTGGGCGCTGTGGTTGCGCTTTTGATGTGGCTCTATATTAGTGCATACCTGATTTTATTGGGGGCTGCGCTGAATGTTGCGCGTGAAAAGTTGCGCACCTCAAGAGATCGTGTTGCCGCATAA